One window from the genome of Nocardioides panaciterrulae encodes:
- a CDS encoding CDP-glycerol glycerophosphotransferase family protein: MKAARVRAARSLPRRAARRLARTGVGRRLRRPMVSLVVPFYNVEEYLADCLDSILRQSFTDFEVLLVDDGSPDGSRAIAERYAARDHRVRIITRENGGLGAARNTGVRAARGRFLTFVDSDDLLPANALGVLVGSARRTGSDIVVGSVERFDSRSTWTPDWVEDVHLEPRERVRIEEFLPLLRNLYTWNKLFRRDFWDQQGLWFREGVAYEDQPIVTQLFARAGAIDVLTQIVYRYRARDDKSSISQQTASLKDLRDRIAAWRVSRDAFRAELSPVVYDGWLQTLLAAHFQWYLTSPGTVEDDYWDELVAVVRELTDGTPSWVWEAAPPPARVLVRLAQLDRRADAQEFVRREGTRLEQWPAVVRDDGILLELPLLGDPELDESLFVLGPGQMRLSHAVENLHWIDQADGGRTCWISGWAYLRKVDLAVHDQQVVVQLRNRRTGEVRSFAATERPAASFPMPREDLWCDYGPGRFGVEIPLDDLDADGQDATWVVWLRVSAAGLSAEQPVTRLVRSGSAGAVPAAPLGRGERLVVDWQYLQPLRLRVDRGHVSAADVALAGRELTGVLDPADADRVARVTVEGGGRVADATLDGRAFRVELPAIDRPAPGRSVTWHVVARTVDGRRRDLLPSAASRVVPGVGSLVLGAHRNGGLVVHEWSLGAQADAISVDRDGRLTVRGRLLGPGTGTVRLATNNKRTRTYGAPVVVEAGRFEAAVLLAHELYRFGTRPLPVGEHDLSLLVEHDGAEVEVPLLVSPALGADLPLVVETDDLEGRIVRGPQTVVRVSLNRPLGSGRGRYRQNVLRNQGPTRSGLTRGVLMRSYFGEQATDNGVSIQKELARRGSDLPVYWAVQDRSVPVPDGGIPVVVNSPEWYDLVFSVQYYIDNMYQPDYHHKPEGQVLVQTFHGYPFKQMGHPHWRNLQFSQARIDAYDARARAWDYLVSPARYATPLLARDFNYPGEVLEIGYPRNDVLNSAEAEEIRAQTRASLGIEDGQTAVLYAPTFRDYLALNDSRAEMADFFDFERATRMLGEEYVLLVRGHAFNARAHGRVGSRHGCVEVTDYPEVSDLYLAADAGIVDYSSLRFDFGVTGKPMIFHVPDLQRYKDTRGWLFDFEPTAPGPLVDTTEEVVEALLDLDGVRKQYAEAYRLFHDDYLDLDDGHAAERFVDAVFVPRGDA; the protein is encoded by the coding sequence GTGAAGGCCGCGCGCGTCCGCGCCGCCCGGTCGCTCCCGCGCCGCGCCGCCCGCCGGCTCGCCCGGACCGGCGTCGGCCGGCGCCTGCGCCGGCCGATGGTCAGCCTGGTGGTGCCGTTCTACAACGTCGAGGAGTACCTCGCCGACTGCCTGGACTCGATCCTGCGCCAGTCGTTCACCGACTTCGAGGTGCTGCTGGTCGACGACGGGTCGCCCGACGGCTCGAGGGCGATCGCCGAGCGGTACGCCGCCCGCGACCACCGGGTGCGGATCATCACCCGCGAGAACGGCGGCCTCGGTGCCGCCCGCAACACAGGGGTCCGGGCCGCCCGCGGCCGGTTCCTGACCTTCGTCGACTCCGACGACCTGCTGCCGGCCAACGCGCTGGGCGTGCTGGTCGGCAGTGCCCGTCGTACCGGCTCCGACATCGTGGTGGGCTCCGTCGAGCGGTTCGACAGCCGCAGCACCTGGACGCCGGACTGGGTCGAGGACGTGCACCTGGAGCCGCGCGAACGGGTGCGGATCGAGGAGTTCCTCCCGCTGCTGCGCAACCTCTACACGTGGAACAAGCTCTTCCGCCGCGACTTCTGGGACCAGCAGGGGCTGTGGTTCCGCGAGGGCGTGGCCTACGAGGACCAGCCGATCGTCACCCAGCTGTTCGCCCGGGCGGGGGCGATCGACGTGCTGACCCAGATCGTCTACCGCTACCGCGCCCGTGACGACAAGAGCTCGATCAGCCAGCAGACCGCCAGCCTGAAGGACCTCCGCGACCGGATCGCCGCCTGGCGCGTCAGCCGCGACGCGTTCCGCGCCGAGCTCAGCCCCGTGGTGTACGACGGCTGGCTGCAGACCCTGCTCGCGGCCCACTTCCAGTGGTACCTCACCAGCCCCGGGACCGTCGAGGACGACTACTGGGACGAGCTCGTCGCCGTCGTCCGCGAGCTCACCGACGGGACGCCCTCGTGGGTCTGGGAGGCGGCCCCGCCGCCCGCCCGGGTGCTGGTCCGGCTGGCCCAGCTGGACCGGCGCGCCGACGCCCAGGAGTTCGTGCGCCGCGAGGGCACCAGGCTCGAGCAGTGGCCGGCGGTCGTCCGCGACGACGGGATCCTGCTGGAGCTGCCGCTGCTCGGCGACCCCGAGCTCGACGAGTCCCTGTTCGTGCTCGGCCCCGGCCAGATGCGGCTCTCCCACGCCGTCGAGAACCTGCACTGGATCGACCAGGCCGACGGCGGGCGGACCTGCTGGATCTCGGGCTGGGCCTACCTGCGCAAGGTGGACCTGGCGGTGCACGACCAGCAGGTCGTGGTCCAGCTGCGCAACCGGCGGACCGGCGAGGTCCGCTCCTTCGCCGCCACCGAGCGGCCCGCGGCGAGCTTCCCGATGCCGCGCGAGGACCTCTGGTGCGACTACGGCCCCGGCCGGTTCGGCGTGGAGATCCCGCTCGACGACCTCGACGCGGACGGCCAGGACGCGACCTGGGTCGTGTGGCTGCGGGTCTCCGCGGCCGGGCTGAGCGCCGAGCAGCCGGTCACCCGGCTGGTCCGCAGCGGCTCGGCCGGCGCGGTGCCGGCAGCCCCGCTGGGGCGCGGCGAGCGGCTGGTCGTCGACTGGCAGTACCTGCAGCCGCTGCGGCTGCGGGTCGACCGCGGCCACGTCTCGGCCGCCGACGTCGCGCTCGCGGGCCGGGAGCTGACCGGCGTGCTCGACCCGGCCGACGCGGACCGGGTGGCCCGGGTGACGGTCGAGGGTGGCGGCCGGGTGGCCGACGCGACGCTCGACGGCCGGGCCTTCCGGGTCGAGCTGCCGGCGATCGACCGCCCCGCCCCCGGCCGGTCGGTCACCTGGCACGTCGTCGCCAGGACCGTCGACGGCCGGCGCCGCGACCTGCTGCCGTCCGCAGCGAGCCGGGTGGTGCCCGGCGTCGGGTCGCTGGTGCTCGGCGCCCACCGCAACGGCGGCCTCGTCGTCCACGAGTGGTCGCTGGGTGCCCAGGCCGACGCGATCAGCGTCGACCGCGACGGGCGCCTCACGGTCCGCGGCCGGCTCCTCGGGCCGGGCACGGGCACCGTGCGGCTGGCCACCAACAACAAGCGCACGCGCACCTACGGCGCACCGGTCGTCGTCGAGGCGGGCCGGTTCGAGGCGGCCGTGCTGCTGGCCCACGAGCTCTACCGCTTCGGGACCCGGCCGCTGCCGGTGGGCGAGCACGACCTGTCCCTGTTGGTCGAGCACGACGGCGCCGAGGTGGAGGTGCCGCTGCTGGTGTCCCCGGCGCTGGGCGCGGACCTGCCGCTCGTGGTCGAGACCGACGACCTGGAGGGCCGGATCGTGCGCGGGCCGCAGACCGTCGTACGCGTGAGCCTGAACCGTCCGCTCGGCTCCGGGCGCGGGCGCTACCGGCAGAACGTGCTGCGCAACCAGGGGCCGACCCGCAGTGGGCTGACCCGCGGCGTGCTGATGCGCTCCTACTTCGGGGAGCAGGCCACCGACAACGGGGTCTCGATCCAGAAGGAGCTGGCCCGGCGGGGCAGCGACCTGCCGGTCTACTGGGCGGTGCAGGACCGGTCGGTGCCGGTGCCCGACGGCGGCATCCCGGTCGTGGTCAACAGCCCCGAGTGGTACGACCTGGTCTTCTCGGTGCAGTACTACATCGACAACATGTACCAGCCGGATTACCACCACAAGCCCGAGGGCCAGGTCCTCGTGCAGACCTTCCACGGCTACCCGTTCAAGCAGATGGGCCATCCGCACTGGCGCAACCTGCAGTTCTCCCAGGCACGCATCGACGCCTACGACGCCCGCGCCCGGGCGTGGGACTACCTGGTCTCGCCGGCGCGCTACGCGACGCCGCTGCTCGCCCGCGACTTCAACTACCCCGGCGAGGTCCTGGAGATCGGCTACCCGCGCAACGACGTGCTCAACTCCGCCGAGGCCGAGGAGATCCGCGCGCAGACCCGGGCGTCGCTGGGGATCGAGGACGGCCAGACGGCCGTGCTCTACGCGCCGACCTTCCGCGACTACCTCGCGCTCAACGACAGCCGGGCCGAGATGGCCGACTTCTTCGACTTCGAGCGCGCCACCCGGATGCTGGGCGAGGAGTACGTCCTGCTGGTCCGCGGCCATGCGTTCAACGCGCGGGCCCACGGCCGGGTCGGCAGCCGCCACGGCTGTGTCGAGGTGACCGACTACCCGGAGGTCTCCGATCTCTACCTCGCCGCCGACGCGGGCATCGTGGACTACTCCTCGCTGCGCTTCGACTTCGGGGTGACCGGCAAGCCGATGATCTTCCACGTCCCGGACCTGCAGCGCTACAAGGACACCCGGGGCTGGCTGTTCGACTTCGAGCCGACCGCCCCCGGCCCGCTGGTGGACACCACCGAGGAGGTGGTCGAGGCGCTGCTGGACCTCGACGGCGTCCGCAAGCAGTACGCCGAGGCGTACCGGCTCTTCCACGACGACTACCTCGACCTCGACGACGGCCACGCGGCCGAGCGCTTCGTCGACGCGGTCTTCGTGCCCCGGGGCGACGCGTGA
- a CDS encoding CDP-glycerol glycerophosphotransferase family protein — protein MPARRPTPTGLARAALRRLPDPVRRPVVRAATRAARRAAAEDAVARVSLVVLCERVDLPRLAETLEAVAAESPREILVVPVGPDPAAEVDRVVAGLADARVRVLAPAPTWQDAAAAGADAARGEFLQLLRACDPRVPGALAALADSLAASGSDLATGAVSQRGRPAPWLQRSTRLAHARPGRGVPPSARPELAGDLGLGNKLLRTTTWRAAGRRLGPLDGWLLSPTLAAHLAAADRVDVLGRPVQEHLGGHGVRAYGAAPDHLRDLGCWDTRAQEVERLLAGSGLEPGWRRHVLDVALPGFLLDTERATSEDWQRLRQVLARHAPGATGTTGTTGVGEGPGVEARTLEWLCAEDRRADVERLAVALTDLDGQVPTRLTRTGEVQAAWPELPPDVPAEVRRLTEVETPLVASVVRVVGHAESALVDTPRHAESALVDAPGRRVDLHLRVAQVDLPPTGVEVTGALSDGTPVAVQAGPDPAADRWAASPFARALAASARVPADAASLRLTLALAAGLSRTVEVRLADPRRRHPDPDPRVLVRDVRLEDEDLVVDLEGEGALTLVDEDDRELGTATAARPRITLRHPHFGRDRLLPTGHYRLVVDGRPPRMAEALVDRIPAEQVGRHHRLRTLLGPAGGLLLHLGPPLADDELGRHAQARLVAAYAGDERPVDPGVFYFESYVGRSASDSPRDIHDELRRRRPDVTTYWAVADSSVPAPPGARPVLLRSREWYDVLARAGCLVVNTDVEAWFRRRPGQFLLQTFHGYPSKGMGLGQWRAAGLPASRIRELRARGVDTWSAILTPTPEMTRHYREQYAYTGPAFEHGYPRNDALVGPGAADRRRRTRELLGLAEHQVAVLYAPTWRENLATRPRRAELTTHLDVHAAARALGDDHVLLLRGHRFHQRRQGAPGVVDVTDHPEINDLILASDVAVLDYSSLRFDFALTGRPMVFLVPDLEEYDAGSRSFLFPFAESAPGPFVRDTGEVVARVRDLPALRQQYAPAIVAFNATYNRWHDGHAAERVVDQLLAALAAPPSSPGPGAR, from the coding sequence ATGCCGGCCCGTCGTCCCACGCCCACCGGGCTCGCGCGCGCGGCGTTGCGCCGGCTGCCCGACCCGGTGCGCCGGCCGGTCGTGCGCGCGGCCACGCGGGCCGCTCGCCGGGCCGCGGCCGAGGACGCGGTGGCCCGGGTCAGCCTGGTCGTGCTGTGCGAGCGCGTCGACCTGCCCCGTCTCGCCGAGACCCTCGAGGCGGTCGCCGCCGAGTCCCCCCGCGAGATCCTGGTGGTGCCCGTCGGGCCGGACCCGGCCGCGGAGGTGGACCGGGTCGTGGCCGGGCTCGCCGACGCCCGGGTGCGCGTCCTGGCGCCCGCGCCCACCTGGCAGGACGCCGCCGCCGCGGGAGCGGACGCGGCCCGCGGCGAGTTCCTCCAGCTGCTCCGCGCCTGCGACCCACGCGTCCCCGGCGCCCTCGCGGCCCTCGCCGACTCCCTCGCGGCCAGCGGCTCCGACCTGGCCACCGGAGCGGTGTCCCAACGCGGTCGCCCCGCCCCCTGGCTGCAGCGGTCGACCCGGCTCGCCCACGCCCGGCCCGGCCGCGGCGTACCCCCCTCGGCGCGTCCCGAGCTCGCCGGCGACCTCGGCCTCGGCAACAAGCTCCTGCGGACGACGACCTGGCGGGCAGCCGGTCGTCGCCTGGGCCCACTGGACGGGTGGCTGCTCTCGCCGACGCTGGCCGCGCACCTGGCCGCCGCCGATCGTGTCGACGTGCTCGGCCGCCCCGTGCAGGAGCACCTCGGCGGACACGGCGTACGGGCCTACGGCGCCGCCCCGGACCACCTGCGCGACCTCGGCTGCTGGGACACGCGGGCGCAGGAGGTCGAGCGGCTGCTCGCCGGCAGCGGCCTCGAGCCGGGCTGGCGCCGGCACGTGCTGGACGTCGCGCTGCCCGGTTTCCTCCTCGACACCGAGCGGGCCACCTCGGAGGACTGGCAGCGGCTGCGCCAGGTGCTGGCCCGGCACGCGCCCGGAGCGACCGGAACGACCGGAACGACCGGCGTCGGGGAGGGGCCCGGCGTGGAGGCCCGCACCCTGGAGTGGTTGTGCGCCGAGGACCGGCGCGCGGACGTCGAGCGGCTCGCCGTCGCCCTCACCGACCTCGACGGCCAGGTGCCCACCCGCCTCACCCGGACCGGGGAGGTGCAGGCCGCCTGGCCCGAGCTGCCGCCGGACGTCCCCGCCGAGGTCCGTCGACTCACCGAGGTCGAGACGCCGCTGGTCGCCTCCGTCGTCCGGGTCGTGGGGCACGCCGAGTCGGCGCTCGTTGACACCCCCCGGCACGCCGAGTCGGCGCTCGTTGACGCCCCCGGGCGCCGGGTCGACCTCCACCTCCGGGTCGCCCAGGTCGACCTGCCCCCGACCGGCGTCGAGGTCACCGGCGCCCTCTCCGACGGGACCCCGGTGGCCGTGCAGGCCGGCCCGGACCCGGCGGCCGACCGCTGGGCCGCCAGCCCGTTCGCCCGGGCCCTGGCGGCCAGCGCCCGGGTGCCCGCCGACGCCGCGTCCCTCCGGCTGACGCTGGCCCTGGCCGCGGGCCTGAGCCGCACCGTCGAGGTCCGTCTCGCCGACCCCCGCCGGCGCCACCCCGACCCGGATCCCCGGGTGCTCGTCCGCGACGTGAGGCTCGAGGACGAGGACCTGGTCGTGGACCTCGAAGGCGAGGGCGCGCTGACCCTGGTCGACGAGGACGACCGCGAGCTCGGCACCGCCACCGCCGCACGCCCCCGGATCACCCTGCGCCACCCGCACTTCGGGCGCGACCGGCTGCTCCCCACCGGCCACTACCGGCTCGTCGTCGACGGCCGGCCGCCCCGGATGGCGGAGGCGCTCGTCGACCGGATCCCCGCCGAGCAGGTCGGCCGCCACCACCGCCTGCGCACCCTGCTCGGGCCGGCCGGCGGGCTGCTGCTCCACCTCGGGCCCCCGCTGGCCGACGACGAGCTCGGCCGCCACGCCCAGGCCCGGCTGGTGGCGGCGTACGCCGGGGACGAGCGGCCGGTCGACCCCGGCGTCTTCTACTTCGAGTCCTACGTCGGCCGGTCCGCCTCCGACAGCCCCCGCGACATCCACGACGAGCTGCGCCGCCGCCGGCCCGACGTGACGACCTACTGGGCCGTCGCCGACTCCTCCGTCCCGGCGCCCCCCGGCGCGAGGCCGGTGCTGCTGCGCAGCCGGGAGTGGTACGACGTGCTCGCGCGCGCCGGCTGCCTGGTGGTGAACACCGACGTGGAGGCGTGGTTCCGTCGCCGGCCCGGCCAGTTCCTGCTGCAGACCTTCCACGGCTATCCGTCCAAGGGCATGGGCCTGGGCCAGTGGCGGGCCGCCGGCCTGCCCGCGAGCCGGATCCGGGAGCTGCGCGCCCGCGGCGTGGACACGTGGAGCGCGATCCTCACGCCCACCCCGGAGATGACCCGGCACTACCGCGAGCAGTACGCCTACACCGGCCCGGCGTTCGAGCACGGCTACCCGCGCAACGACGCGCTGGTCGGCCCTGGGGCCGCCGACCGCCGACGCCGGACCCGCGAGCTGCTGGGCCTCGCCGAGCACCAGGTCGCCGTGCTCTACGCCCCCACCTGGCGCGAGAACCTCGCGACCCGGCCCCGGCGCGCCGAGCTCACCACCCACCTCGACGTGCACGCGGCCGCACGCGCCCTCGGCGACGACCACGTGCTGCTGCTGCGCGGGCACCGGTTCCACCAACGCCGCCAGGGGGCCCCGGGCGTCGTGGACGTCACCGACCACCCCGAGATCAACGACCTGATCCTCGCCTCCGACGTGGCGGTCCTCGACTACTCCTCGCTGCGCTTCGACTTCGCCCTCACCGGCCGGCCGATGGTCTTCCTCGTGCCCGACCTGGAGGAGTACGACGCGGGCAGCCGCAGCTTCCTCTTCCCGTTCGCCGAGTCGGCCCCGGGGCCGTTCGTCCGCGACACCGGCGAGGTGGTGGCGCGGGTCCGGGACCTGCCTGCCCTCCGCCAGCAGTACGCCCCCGCGATCGTCGCCTTCAACGCGACCTACAACCGCTGGCACGACGGCCACGCCGCCGAGCGCGTCGTCGACCAGCTGCTCGCGGCGCTGGCCGCACCGCCGTCGTCGCCGGGTCCCGGCGCTCGCTAG
- a CDS encoding ABC transporter substrate-binding protein, whose protein sequence is MQVRRPFAAVLAVGTLLLASACAGDNLSNGKSGSSPSDSASSGSADKGAVHIAGQNFPEAQLVAAMYDELLTKAGYDTDVKLVDSRDVYMKTFPGAVDVVPEYVGGILDYLNTTQNGAKAKPITTSDAQASIEAGKSLLSEQGITLLDPSQATDTNAFFVSKDYASSENVSTLSDLKGKSVVLAAAPDCEGRQDCEGGLSGAYGIDVTKVLPLGYASDQTYQSVLKGESQLGETSTTDGTLESQGLVLLDDDKHIQPAQNLVPAVSSDFLAAHPDVAGTLNGLMAALTTEKLTQLNGEVTVDRKTPADVADEFLTQAGLV, encoded by the coding sequence ATGCAGGTTCGACGCCCGTTCGCCGCGGTCCTCGCCGTCGGCACCCTCCTCCTCGCCAGCGCGTGCGCCGGCGACAACCTCTCCAACGGCAAGTCCGGCAGCAGCCCCTCCGACAGCGCGAGCTCGGGCAGCGCGGACAAGGGCGCCGTCCACATCGCCGGGCAGAACTTCCCCGAGGCCCAGCTGGTGGCCGCGATGTACGACGAGCTGCTCACCAAGGCCGGCTACGACACCGACGTGAAGCTGGTCGACAGTCGCGACGTCTACATGAAGACGTTCCCCGGCGCGGTCGACGTGGTGCCCGAGTACGTCGGCGGGATCCTGGACTACCTCAACACCACCCAGAACGGCGCGAAGGCGAAGCCGATCACCACCTCCGATGCCCAGGCGTCGATCGAGGCCGGCAAGTCGCTGCTCAGCGAGCAGGGCATCACCCTGCTCGACCCGTCGCAGGCCACCGACACCAACGCGTTCTTCGTCTCCAAGGACTACGCCAGCTCCGAGAACGTCTCCACGCTGTCGGACCTGAAGGGCAAGAGCGTGGTGCTGGCGGCGGCCCCCGACTGCGAGGGGCGCCAGGACTGCGAGGGCGGCCTGTCCGGTGCCTACGGCATCGACGTCACGAAGGTGCTGCCGCTCGGCTACGCGAGCGACCAGACCTACCAGTCGGTGCTCAAGGGCGAGTCGCAGCTCGGCGAGACGAGCACCACCGACGGGACGCTGGAGTCGCAGGGCCTGGTCCTGCTGGACGACGACAAGCACATCCAGCCCGCGCAGAACCTCGTGCCGGCGGTCAGCAGCGACTTCCTCGCCGCCCACCCCGACGTGGCCGGCACCCTCAACGGGCTGATGGCCGCACTGACCACCGAGAAGCTCACCCAGCTCAACGGTGAGGTCACCGTCGACCGCAAGACGCCCGCCGACGTGGCCGACGAGTTCCTGACCCAGGCCGGACTGGTCTGA
- a CDS encoding ABC transporter permease subunit, with translation MNVLADTWTYLTTAAHWQGDGGMLQLMLQQLLLSITALAAAAAIGLPVAMWLGHLGRGGFLAINISNVGRAVPTFALLALLVTADHPGVTTFGPYGRAGVATLIALTLFALPPIITNAYVAVREVPADVRQAADGMGMTGAQRFRRVELPLALPLVVSGVRLALVQVWATATIAALVAGPGLGRVITDGFYRSNYPKGIAGAVVVALVALVLELLAALGQRLADPPPRRTRSARGGAMSGSGRRVNEAAEPLGS, from the coding sequence GTGAACGTCCTCGCCGACACCTGGACCTACCTCACCACCGCCGCGCACTGGCAGGGCGACGGCGGCATGCTCCAGCTGATGCTGCAGCAGCTGCTGCTGAGCATCACGGCTCTCGCGGCGGCGGCGGCCATCGGCCTCCCGGTGGCGATGTGGCTCGGACACCTCGGCCGTGGTGGGTTCCTGGCCATCAACATCTCCAACGTCGGCCGCGCCGTGCCGACCTTCGCCCTGCTGGCCCTGCTGGTCACCGCCGACCACCCGGGGGTGACGACGTTCGGACCCTACGGACGCGCCGGGGTGGCCACCTTGATCGCGCTGACGCTCTTCGCGCTGCCGCCGATCATCACCAACGCCTACGTCGCGGTCCGCGAGGTGCCCGCCGACGTCCGGCAGGCCGCCGACGGGATGGGCATGACCGGCGCCCAGAGGTTCCGGCGGGTGGAGCTTCCGCTGGCGCTGCCGCTGGTGGTCTCGGGGGTCCGTCTCGCGCTGGTGCAGGTCTGGGCGACGGCCACCATCGCGGCCCTCGTCGCCGGCCCCGGGCTGGGCCGGGTGATCACCGACGGCTTCTACCGCTCCAACTACCCCAAGGGCATCGCCGGAGCCGTCGTGGTGGCGCTCGTGGCGCTGGTCCTCGAGCTCCTGGCCGCCCTCGGTCAGCGGCTCGCCGACCCCCCGCCGCGGCGTACCCGATCCGCGCGCGGAGGCGCGATGTCAGGCTCCGGCCGTAGGGTGAACGAAGCAGCCGAACCACTCGGCAGCTGA
- a CDS encoding ABC transporter permease, with protein sequence MTLLVPTAVAADPSCYSRLTNEWVCGQYLRDRQSEIVDATTQHLEITVAAVLLGVAIAFPMALVARRLPRLSSWILGVSTGIYTIPSLALFPLLVPFTGITATTVVIGLALYALTVLVRSMLEGLRSVPDDVRESAIGLGYGPTRLLVKVELPLALPVIMAGLRVATVSTVALTTVGSLVAYGGLGNLIKDGVLTNFRAELLTASVLCVALAVLLDVVIVVAQRLMTPWTRGVRA encoded by the coding sequence GTGACCCTACTGGTGCCGACCGCGGTCGCGGCCGACCCGAGCTGCTACAGCCGGCTGACCAACGAGTGGGTCTGCGGGCAGTACCTCCGCGACCGGCAGTCGGAGATCGTCGACGCCACGACCCAGCACCTCGAGATCACCGTGGCCGCCGTGCTGCTCGGCGTGGCGATCGCGTTCCCGATGGCGCTGGTGGCGCGTCGCCTCCCGCGCCTGTCGTCGTGGATCCTCGGCGTGAGCACCGGCATCTACACGATCCCGTCGCTCGCGCTGTTCCCGCTGCTGGTGCCGTTCACGGGCATCACCGCCACCACCGTGGTGATCGGGCTCGCGCTCTACGCCCTGACGGTGCTGGTGCGCAGCATGCTGGAGGGGCTGCGCTCGGTGCCCGACGACGTGCGGGAGTCCGCGATCGGCCTGGGGTACGGCCCCACCCGGCTGCTGGTCAAGGTCGAGCTCCCGCTGGCGCTGCCGGTGATCATGGCCGGGCTGCGGGTGGCGACGGTGTCCACGGTGGCGTTGACGACCGTCGGGTCCCTCGTGGCGTACGGCGGCCTCGGCAACCTGATCAAGGACGGGGTGCTGACCAACTTCCGCGCCGAGCTGCTGACCGCGTCGGTGCTGTGCGTGGCGCTCGCGGTGCTGCTCGACGTGGTGATCGTCGTCGCCCAGCGGCTGATGACGCCGTGGACCCGGGGGGTGCGCGCGTGA
- a CDS encoding ABC transporter ATP-binding protein, which produces MDVTGSADDRPMIRLSGVGKTYADGTVAVHELDLEVRRGELLCLVGPSGCGKSTTLKMINRLIEPTTGRIEIDGQDVTRQNPVELRRGIGYVIQQVGLFPHQKVLTNVMTVPLLYGESRSVARDRARELMEMVGLDPATYADRYPHQLSGGEQQRVGVARALAADPPVLLMDEPFGAVDPVVRVRLQDEFLHLQQDLGKTVVLVTHDIDEAVRMGDRVAVFATGGRLAQHATPADLLGQPADEFVSDFVGSTRGLRRLAVTAIDPRHLEPLDGVRTGDLGAAIDVDATLEQALAVMLREDKPMVAVKDGARFVGVLTPNGVHAALRASLAETNGRAGEGGPGGRAAAD; this is translated from the coding sequence ATGGACGTTACCGGCTCCGCCGACGACCGGCCGATGATCCGGCTCTCGGGCGTCGGGAAGACCTACGCCGACGGCACCGTCGCCGTGCACGAGCTCGACCTGGAGGTACGCCGGGGCGAGCTGCTCTGCCTGGTCGGCCCCTCCGGCTGCGGCAAGTCGACGACGCTGAAGATGATCAACCGGCTGATCGAGCCGACCACCGGCCGCATCGAGATCGACGGCCAGGACGTGACCCGGCAGAACCCCGTCGAGCTGCGGCGCGGGATCGGGTACGTGATCCAGCAGGTCGGGCTGTTCCCGCACCAGAAGGTGCTCACCAACGTGATGACCGTGCCGCTGCTCTACGGCGAGTCACGGTCCGTGGCCCGGGACCGCGCGCGCGAGCTGATGGAGATGGTCGGGCTGGACCCGGCGACGTACGCCGACCGCTACCCCCACCAGCTCTCGGGCGGCGAGCAGCAGCGGGTCGGCGTGGCCCGGGCCCTGGCCGCCGACCCGCCGGTGCTGCTGATGGACGAGCCGTTCGGCGCGGTCGACCCGGTGGTCCGGGTGCGGCTGCAGGACGAGTTCCTGCACCTGCAGCAGGACCTCGGCAAGACCGTGGTGCTGGTGACCCACGACATCGACGAGGCGGTCCGGATGGGTGACCGGGTCGCGGTCTTCGCCACCGGCGGCCGGCTCGCCCAGCACGCCACCCCGGCCGACCTGCTCGGCCAGCCCGCCGACGAGTTCGTGAGCGACTTCGTCGGCTCCACCCGGGGCCTGCGACGGCTGGCGGTCACGGCCATCGACCCGCGCCACCTCGAGCCGCTGGACGGGGTGCGCACCGGCGACCTGGGCGCGGCGATCGACGTGGACGCCACGCTCGAGCAGGCGCTGGCGGTGATGCTGCGCGAGGACAAGCCGATGGTGGCCGTCAAGGACGGCGCCCGGTTCGTCGGGGTGCTCACCCCCAACGGGGTGCACGCCGCGTTGCGCGCGTCCCTGGCCGAGACCAACGGCCGGGCCGGCGAGGGCGGCCCGGGCGGCCGGGCCGCCGCGGACTGA